In Chryseobacterium oryzae, the genomic stretch TTCTCCGGAATAAAAAGACTTGTGAACCAGCAATCCGCTGGGTTTGTTGATGGCAACAAGGTATTCGTCCTGATAAAGAATTTCTAACATTTTGCAAAACTAAATATAATTAGCTCTACAACTCTCTTTTAAAAGTATAAATTATACCATAAGAGCTTCCTCCATAATCTCTACTTTCTGCAGTTACCAGTTCCCAACCTTCATTACCATGTTGGTTTAAAATTTTATCCATTTCAGCCGGTTCATATCTGGTTTTCCAAAAACCTTTAGGCTCAATAACAACTGTTTTGTACTCAAATCTTTTTTTCATGATGAATTTCTTTTATAATTCTAAATGTAGAATAAATTTTTGAAATTTAAACTTAAACCTAATGGGTTTCAAAAACCCGTTAGGTTTTGGACAATTAT encodes the following:
- a CDS encoding DUF4177 domain-containing protein yields the protein MKKRFEYKTVVIEPKGFWKTRYEPAEMDKILNQHGNEGWELVTAESRDYGGSSYGIIYTFKREL